In Cystobacter fuscus DSM 2262, the DNA window AATCATGTTGTCGAGTTTGTCAGCCGAACCGGCTTGGTCGATACCGAACTCGTTGATCCAGTTCTCGGCGCTGGGATCGATCTCCTTCACCTTGCGCAGCGCGTCGATGTAGATCTGCAGGCCGAACGCCTTGTACCAGACCGAGAGGTTGTTCTCGTCTTCGGCGCCACTGCGTAGGCCGTAGGGTTCGTCGCTTTCGTACGAGAAGATCTCGTTCAGGGTGTCCCATTCGTGCACACTGCCCTTGTATCGCGTGACCAGGGTAGTGATGTGGTCCATCAGCGCTTGCCGCAGCGCCGGGTAGTTGCGGGCGTCGTACAGGCTCCAGATCCACTGCGGCAGCGCCTCGTGCCACACCAGCGTGTGGCCGTGCACGCGCATGTTGTTCTTCGCCGCAAACGCCACCAGCGCATCGGCCTCGGCGAACGCGTACTGGTCAGGCTGTGGGTGGATGGCCTGGAACTTGAAGTGCATTTCCGGCGTGATCATCGAGTAGTTCTCGGCCAGGACCTGGCCGTACTTCGCATCCGACAGCAGCGCGTCGGCGTTCGCGGCCGCGCCGATCCACAAAGGCTTGGGCAGACCTTGCGCCAGCGAGCGCAGCGAGTCCGCAGGCGGGGTGTAGGCCCGCAGCATATCGGCGCCGTTGTCGGCGATCTGCGCGTCTTGCGCCTGGATGCTGGTGATCGAGAAGCCGCCCCCCAATTCGGCGTCAGCGCCGAAATACAGCTTGCCCTTGCTGAACACCGGGTGGTTGTCGGATTCCTTGAAGCGGCCGATCTCCTTGCCGTTGACACTGAAAATCAGCGCCGTTCCCTGCCGGTTAACGCCGAAGGTGACGCGCGGGCCCAGGCCTTGGGCGCTGAAGTCCTGCTTGATCATGTCGACCCACACCTGGGCCACGCCACGAGTCAGGCCCAGGCGCACGTTGCGGCCGTCGATGCGCCATTCGTCGTAGCCGATCGGCAGGCTGCCGTAAAGGTCGACGAAGGCGCCCTTGTCCGGATGGACGGCTGCGTCGACCTCGATCTCGACGGAGAAATTCGCCGTGAAATCGAGGCGCGGCCCCATCAGGTTGATCGGCGGATTCAGATACCACTTGCCGCTGGTCTTCGGGCGGATCTTGCGGTCGAGGGGAACGACCGTGAGGGTCTTGCCGTCCCAGCCCGTGCCCGAGAACTGGCTCCAGTTGTAAGGCGCTTGCAGCAACTCCACCTTCGCGGTGGCGGCATCGTTGACTCGGGTGAGCTTACGAGACTGGACCGCGGTCGAGTCAGCCGCGCTCCCCCCGCAAGCCGCCAGCGCCGCGCTTAGAAGGAACGCCAAACCCAGGGCTGGCAACAGTTTCATGGCCATTGCAGGCATCTCCTTGTCGATCTTGTTTCAGCCATCTTCACTTCCTCCACAGTTGCACATCATTCGCTGCTCGACCAGTCAGAATCGGGCACACGCGGCGCTTTTCCTAGGGAGTCTTGAATTGCTAGAACGTGAGGTCCTTGGAAAGCCGGTCGCGCTATCCGTACTGGAAACATGCCCCAGTTGAGATTGACAACGGCCGCAGCTATTCAAAGCTGCCGCGTCTCGGCCGGCGCCGCATCCCAATCGTCATTGCGCCCGTCGACGTACGTGATGGGCGCCTCCGCCAGCACCGCATCGTCCACGCAATCCAGGCAAGCCACGTTCACCGCATAAAAGGTCCCGCGGCGCGGCGAATCGCCGATGACGAACGGGCGGATGCCGCACACGGTGCAAGACGGATGCTGCTCGCGCTTGCGGCCGAAGCGGTAGGTCGACAGCATCTCGCTGCCGGCCAGCAGGCGGAACGCGGCGGGGGCGACGACGGCGCCCCAGAACCGGGTCTTGAAGCAGATCGAGCAGTTGCAGCGCGTCGTGCCCTGGCCGAGGTTGATGTCGGCTTGGAAGCGGATGCCTCCGCAGTGGCAACTTCCGTTGTAAGTACTCGTCATCGTTTAATTTTTCCCATGGGGAAGTATTGTCGTGGCAATATCTATAAATTGCCACATTTCAAGTAACAGATGGGGCAGTGTTTGGAATCAGGCAACGGCAGTGCCATCGTCATCACGCAATACACCCATGATCAAATCGTTTTTCCAGCTACGCTACCTCGCGCTACGCGAAGCGCTCGCCTGCATCGGACTCGGCCTGCGCGACGTGCGCCATGGCGGCCTTTGGTGGCGCTCTTCCTTGTGCAGCATCGGAGCGGTCCAGCTTGTGGCTTTGGCTGTACTACCATTTCGGGACGTTCTTCCTGCAACTGAACGGCGGGATCACGCTCGTCTCCGTGGTCGGCTTGTCGATCCTGGGCGCGTTCGATTTCGGACCCGGCATCGCATCCGGTCCGGCGGCGCTGTCGAACATGGGCGGCCTGCAGGGCGTGGGCGGTCTCGCCAAAGGGCTGCTGGGCATCGCCCAGGTGGCGCTGTTCGCGTTGGCCCTGGCCGCCGTGGTCTATGCATTGGTATTCTTCATGAGCGCGCTGTTCACCGCCTGCCTGCCGGCGCGCT includes these proteins:
- a CDS encoding endo-1,4-beta-xylanase, with the translated sequence MAMKLLPALGLAFLLSAALAACGGSAADSTAVQSRKLTRVNDAATAKVELLQAPYNWSQFSGTGWDGKTLTVVPLDRKIRPKTSGKWYLNPPINLMGPRLDFTANFSVEIEVDAAVHPDKGAFVDLYGSLPIGYDEWRIDGRNVRLGLTRGVAQVWVDMIKQDFSAQGLGPRVTFGVNRQGTALIFSVNGKEIGRFKESDNHPVFSKGKLYFGADAELGGGFSITSIQAQDAQIADNGADMLRAYTPPADSLRSLAQGLPKPLWIGAAANADALLSDAKYGQVLAENYSMITPEMHFKFQAIHPQPDQYAFAEADALVAFAAKNNMRVHGHTLVWHEALPQWIWSLYDARNYPALRQALMDHITTLVTRYKGSVHEWDTLNEIFSYESDEPYGLRSGAEDENNLSVWYKAFGLQIYIDALRKVKEIDPSAENWINEFGIDQAGSADKLDNMIAFVRYINGLGYGKLVDGIGFQSHNYDPDDDPALAADLRAAMQRVIAQAHVKVRVSELDVSDASSRPTLFSDKLAVCLQFQASPGCESFGTWGFTDRYGSMSGPVNAGGKTNYLSPNWGAELADSLPFDESYGRRSAVDYMRRELKKAGPPSRSGGEERGAPGSGQHGADEGEDAARRLGRVAQRWTCSPAPAVEAGERCWRM
- a CDS encoding GFA family protein; protein product: MTSTYNGSCHCGGIRFQADINLGQGTTRCNCSICFKTRFWGAVVAPAAFRLLAGSEMLSTYRFGRKREQHPSCTVCGIRPFVIGDSPRRGTFYAVNVACLDCVDDAVLAEAPITYVDGRNDDWDAAPAETRQL